The following are encoded together in the Deinococcus taeanensis genome:
- a CDS encoding DUF3006 domain-containing protein encodes MTDDSPPSTSPHTSTSVTVDGLEGEHARVELVDGTVEIWRLSDLPRDVQEGDILDVRMENGHRHVRIDRAETRRRTQHAQAELSDLNAGSPDGELEL; translated from the coding sequence ATGACCGACGACTCCCCACCGTCTACGTCGCCCCACACGTCCACGAGCGTGACCGTGGACGGTCTCGAAGGCGAGCACGCCCGCGTTGAACTCGTCGATGGGACCGTCGAGATCTGGCGGCTCAGTGACCTGCCCCGGGACGTCCAGGAAGGCGACATCCTGGACGTCCGGATGGAGAACGGGCACCGGCACGTCCGCATCGACCGGGCTGAAACGCGGCGGCGCACCCAGCACGCCCAGGCGGAGTTGAGCGACCTCAATGCCGGCAGCCCGGACGGGGAGCTGGAGCTGTGA
- a CDS encoding replication initiator protein A, whose protein sequence is MTNAEERDQGAIRRFDEVNLSQHSLISVKERVTDADLNWTVTYSLNGRDYNVSCRGLPDYGSPHGIDTDVSAAIINLFIELGCPDDDTISVTAYQLLKSAGLHINGQNYINLRLSLMRLEGTQYVISRTWRDAKRGRWTSSTFRYLDKVAFTGKAAEEVDEQSLICVTLPRDVTASIRAGYLKPLHLPFMQSLKRPPTRALYRLLDAQRIDPEHPERRIGAFEVKLMDWAQACKLNSDRPDMIRRALAPVHKELIDRGVLTSVEYTGRGQKQIVTYVFGEVAAPPDPRIVAALMQGGVTRPVSEKLAREFSADVIEQAVALHAALLKDGYKARSKGGLLVDVVRNPGKWLWQVVEVVVLHGSRGAAGRQAA, encoded by the coding sequence GTGACCAACGCAGAAGAGCGCGACCAGGGAGCGATTCGACGCTTCGACGAAGTGAATCTCTCCCAGCACTCACTGATCTCCGTCAAGGAACGGGTTACCGACGCCGACCTCAACTGGACCGTCACGTACTCCCTGAACGGCCGCGACTACAACGTCAGCTGCCGCGGTCTCCCGGACTACGGTAGTCCCCACGGCATTGACACGGACGTCAGCGCCGCCATCATCAACCTCTTCATCGAACTGGGCTGCCCCGACGACGACACCATCAGCGTCACCGCGTACCAGCTGCTCAAAAGCGCTGGCCTGCACATCAACGGCCAGAACTACATCAACCTGCGGCTGAGCCTGATGCGCCTCGAAGGCACGCAGTACGTCATCAGCCGCACCTGGCGCGACGCCAAGCGCGGCCGGTGGACGAGTTCTACCTTCCGGTACCTGGACAAGGTGGCATTCACCGGCAAGGCTGCTGAAGAGGTCGACGAGCAGAGCCTGATCTGCGTGACCCTGCCGCGCGACGTCACGGCCAGCATCCGCGCGGGGTACCTCAAGCCGCTCCACCTCCCGTTCATGCAGAGCCTCAAGCGGCCCCCCACCCGGGCCCTGTACCGCCTGCTGGACGCCCAGCGGATCGACCCGGAACACCCCGAGCGGCGCATCGGTGCGTTCGAAGTGAAACTGATGGACTGGGCGCAGGCCTGCAAGCTCAACAGCGACCGCCCGGACATGATCCGCCGCGCCCTGGCCCCAGTCCACAAGGAACTCATCGACCGCGGCGTGCTCACCAGTGTCGAGTACACCGGACGCGGTCAGAAGCAGATCGTGACGTACGTCTTCGGCGAGGTGGCCGCGCCGCCAGACCCCCGCATCGTGGCGGCGCTCATGCAGGGCGGCGTCACCCGCCCCGTGTCGGAGAAACTCGCCCGTGAATTCAGTGCAGACGTCATCGAGCAGGCCGTCGCGCTCCACGCCGCCCTCCTGAAAGACGGCTACAAAGCCCGCAGCAAGGGTGGTCTGCTGGTTGATGTCGTCCGGAACCCAGGCAAGTGGTTGTGGCAAGTTGTTGAGGTGGTTGTGCTTCACGGAAGCAGAGGGGCTGCGGGAAGGCAGGCGGCTTGA
- a CDS encoding replication initiator protein A: MLSSSEERNLNRLSLVLAASRIPDTMTSWTRSWSSADHLGITVNVSCVASANDVVPHGIDNDILFGLTNAYIGAGMPQDNTFRVTAYQLLVYAALPIGGHSYAAIKPSLTRLRNSTYTITDSWYDRKDETYQSLSTSLIQNWKVIERRRAPTHFEEEFLTAEALFQVTLDPDLARSIRLGYIRPVDLNILRNLNQPLTRTLYRKLEDEKNPVDRPQQLVYQTALLPWAERLGINGRPDTIRRALHAPHQQLLDSGFLADVSYIGRGKEQDVQYVFAQTTTSPARPEAVAALTSRRITQGAALKYASEYGLEAVKEAVRTYDALIAGGYRAKNTSGLLVDILRNPLKYAVTEETTVQKPSSPARTKAPAEPLLAAPEDEERSVQTAWFILRKIMLPEALKDTATELYLRGLVTAAELAALKQDSQPAQTVLLWGNRQGSPGTTDLVD, from the coding sequence ATGCTCTCCAGTAGCGAGGAACGCAATCTGAACCGGCTCTCCCTGGTCCTGGCCGCCTCGCGTATACCGGACACCATGACGTCCTGGACACGCTCCTGGTCGTCCGCCGATCACCTCGGCATCACTGTCAACGTCAGTTGCGTCGCCAGTGCGAACGACGTGGTGCCGCACGGCATCGACAACGACATTCTGTTCGGGCTGACCAACGCCTACATCGGCGCAGGCATGCCTCAAGACAACACATTTCGCGTGACGGCGTATCAACTGCTGGTGTACGCCGCGCTCCCCATCGGTGGGCACAGCTACGCCGCCATAAAACCCAGCCTGACCCGCCTGCGCAACAGCACCTACACCATCACGGATAGCTGGTACGACCGAAAGGACGAAACCTATCAATCCCTCAGCACCAGCCTGATCCAGAACTGGAAAGTCATCGAACGGCGGCGAGCCCCAACCCATTTCGAGGAAGAATTCCTGACCGCTGAAGCATTGTTTCAGGTCACCCTGGATCCCGACCTTGCGCGGAGCATCCGGCTCGGCTACATCCGGCCAGTCGACCTGAACATTCTCAGGAATCTCAACCAGCCGTTGACGCGCACGCTGTACCGCAAGCTGGAAGACGAGAAGAACCCGGTGGACCGCCCACAGCAGCTGGTGTATCAGACGGCCCTGTTGCCCTGGGCGGAGCGGCTGGGGATCAACGGCCGGCCGGACACCATCCGCCGGGCACTCCACGCGCCTCATCAGCAGCTGCTGGATTCGGGTTTTCTGGCGGACGTCAGCTATATCGGGCGCGGCAAAGAGCAGGACGTGCAATATGTCTTCGCGCAGACCACGACATCACCGGCCCGTCCGGAGGCCGTGGCGGCCCTGACCAGCCGCCGCATCACCCAGGGCGCTGCTCTGAAGTACGCGTCGGAATACGGTCTGGAGGCTGTGAAGGAGGCGGTACGGACCTACGATGCATTGATCGCCGGCGGCTACCGGGCCAAGAACACGAGTGGGCTCCTGGTGGATATTCTCCGCAACCCGTTGAAGTACGCCGTGACCGAGGAGACTACCGTCCAGAAACCCTCTTCTCCAGCCCGAACCAAAGCCCCAGCTGAGCCGCTGCTGGCGGCCCCTGAAGACGAGGAGCGCTCTGTCCAGACCGCTTGGTTCATTCTTCGAAAGATCATGCTCCCTGAGGCGCTGAAGGATACGGCGACCGAACTTTATCTACGTGGCCTGGTCACTGCCGCGGAGCTGGCCGCGCTCAAGCAGGACAGCCAGCCTGCACAAACGGTGCTGCTTTGGGGCAACCGGCAGGGCTCCCCCGGCACAACCGACCTGGTGGATTGA
- a CDS encoding SOS response-associated peptidase produces MCGRIEFTLSERMHQTLRDTFQIDAASPDQPEIKPTQAAPFLTLDEAWTVRSGRWGLIPPGLDLQAAKKYATFNARIETIERSKVFKDAFKAGGRCVVPLSAFFEWPNKSKVRIARPDDRPLLALGLWGQRDTPDGPLLSCTIITRPPTEDLAEVHDRMPALLLTRDLDAWLRGSTSDAKAVTTGSWRPGLLTVTPAN; encoded by the coding sequence ATGTGTGGTCGAATTGAATTCACCCTGTCCGAACGAATGCACCAGACCCTGCGCGACACCTTCCAGATCGACGCGGCTTCGCCCGATCAGCCCGAAATCAAACCCACCCAGGCCGCCCCATTCCTTACCCTGGACGAGGCGTGGACAGTACGTTCGGGCCGCTGGGGCCTCATTCCGCCTGGACTGGATCTCCAAGCCGCGAAAAAGTACGCCACCTTCAACGCCCGCATCGAGACCATCGAGCGCAGCAAGGTCTTCAAGGACGCGTTCAAAGCGGGTGGCCGCTGCGTAGTGCCCCTAAGTGCCTTTTTCGAGTGGCCGAACAAAAGCAAGGTCCGCATCGCCCGGCCGGATGACCGGCCCCTGCTCGCCTTGGGGCTGTGGGGACAGCGGGACACTCCCGACGGCCCGCTGCTGAGTTGCACGATCATCACCCGCCCGCCCACCGAGGACCTCGCCGAGGTGCACGACCGGATGCCGGCGCTGCTGCTCACCCGGGACCTGGACGCTTGGCTACGCGGTTCAACGTCCGACGCCAAGGCCGTGACGACGGGCAGCTGGCGCCCTGGTCTTCTCACCGTCACTCCTGCGAACTGA
- a CDS encoding IS6 family transposase, with the protein MSGQKLPGYRFPLAVISYAVWLYHCFTLSYRDVEELLLERGIAVTRESIRTWCIKFSDPFAQGLRHREPRRGSRWHLDEMCVDVGGVKHWLWRAVDEHGAVLDVLLQEQRDTEAARSFFHRLLEEYDVPEVIHTDKLRSDGAALREFPVLHSVEHVQIVSTARCNNLIEQSHRPTRRQEHQQRGFRSRQRAQGFLNLHARITNLHHPARSTVPARHRRHHQQTAFKTWQETVRQAA; encoded by the coding sequence CTGAGCGGTCAGAAACTCCCTGGTTACCGATTCCCCCTTGCGGTGATCAGTTACGCCGTCTGGCTCTACCACTGCTTTACCCTGAGCTACCGGGACGTCGAGGAACTCTTGCTGGAACGGGGCATCGCCGTCACCCGCGAGTCCATTCGGACCTGGTGTATCAAGTTCAGCGACCCCTTTGCCCAGGGTCTACGCCATCGAGAACCCCGACGGGGTTCCCGGTGGCACCTTGACGAGATGTGCGTGGACGTGGGCGGTGTCAAACACTGGCTGTGGCGGGCCGTCGACGAACACGGAGCCGTGCTGGACGTCCTCCTTCAGGAACAACGCGACACCGAGGCCGCCAGATCGTTCTTCCACCGATTGCTGGAGGAATACGACGTGCCGGAGGTCATCCATACCGACAAGCTTCGGAGTGACGGCGCAGCTCTTCGGGAATTTCCTGTGCTCCACAGCGTGGAGCACGTCCAGATCGTCTCCACGGCCCGCTGTAACAACCTGATCGAACAATCCCACCGCCCGACACGACGCCAGGAACATCAGCAGCGAGGTTTCCGGTCACGGCAGCGGGCACAAGGTTTTCTCAACCTGCACGCCCGCATCACGAATCTTCACCACCCTGCTCGCTCCACCGTTCCCGCTCGCCACCGGCGTCACCACCAACAGACCGCCTTCAAGACGTGGCAAGAAACCGTGCGGCAGGCGGCCTGA
- a CDS encoding tyrosine-type recombinase/integrase: MDVTDLQDLLSRGDLHGALDALTPLLPGAPGHATHLNVLSGLRVYLRWIEETGHSVVNADHAQAQAYSAWLAAQYAPATHKNRLTQVRTLYDLLQEQGLVEGNPFRGVQGALNRPHDHRQAYPPDDVDRLLAEANLEERTLVLLGAHGGLTGPEVLGLTFEAIDLALGQLKLPSRTVQASEALMGALERWGHQRGHTALFSATGPVFDYATAFHLRKKLYFLCQRADVTYRAWHALRHAAGLRLLTQVPVLTPHTRQTIQQILGLNSRESLRPLLTLSGRTRPRRR, translated from the coding sequence GTGGACGTCACCGATCTCCAAGATTTGCTGAGCAGGGGAGACCTGCATGGAGCGCTTGATGCGCTGACGCCTCTCCTGCCGGGTGCCCCTGGTCATGCCACACACCTGAACGTCCTCAGCGGCCTGCGCGTGTACCTCCGCTGGATCGAAGAAACCGGGCACTCCGTCGTGAACGCCGACCACGCCCAGGCACAGGCCTACAGCGCCTGGCTGGCCGCTCAGTACGCGCCCGCCACGCACAAGAACCGCCTCACCCAGGTCCGCACGCTGTACGACCTGCTGCAGGAACAGGGGCTGGTTGAGGGGAATCCCTTCCGGGGCGTGCAAGGCGCCCTGAACCGCCCCCACGACCACCGGCAGGCTTATCCCCCGGACGACGTCGACCGCCTCCTTGCTGAAGCGAACCTCGAGGAACGTACCCTCGTGCTCCTCGGCGCCCACGGGGGCCTGACTGGACCTGAAGTCCTGGGCCTCACCTTCGAAGCCATCGACCTCGCCCTGGGCCAGCTCAAGCTCCCAAGCCGCACCGTCCAGGCCAGCGAAGCCCTCATGGGCGCCCTGGAGCGCTGGGGCCACCAGCGCGGCCACACGGCCCTGTTCAGCGCCACCGGGCCCGTCTTCGACTACGCCACAGCGTTCCACCTGCGGAAGAAACTGTACTTCCTCTGCCAGCGCGCCGACGTCACCTACCGCGCCTGGCACGCCCTGCGCCACGCCGCCGGGCTGCGGCTCCTCACCCAGGTCCCAGTCCTCACGCCCCACACCCGACAGACCATCCAGCAGATCCTGGGACTGAACTCCCGCGAATCCCTACGTCCCCTCCTCACGCTCAGCGGGCGAACCAGACCCAGACGACGCTGA
- a CDS encoding DUF2442 domain-containing protein has translation MGPADLRITDVWAEGDHHTWVTLNDGQTRLLNLEPLCTLRTHHSLRWPQIARQPVPSPDGQHVLWPSGAALDLASIRAAPHGALPVGLDALLPQAQRYRPMLPYLKGLEPAPHAYLDVRPLDRLLPLLGLRQSEWRSIAERYQPVPAELVHARLSDLALILTSLVPAALLPSLIRQPWNHALQRCPHQPHVHTAAGCIRFGRLDLIETPLLMLLRAPAEAPQSGCVVHLRCETVQRPSASDECEGRGGSEQRGW, from the coding sequence ATGGGCCCAGCTGACCTCCGAATCACCGACGTCTGGGCTGAAGGCGACCACCACACGTGGGTGACGCTGAACGACGGGCAGACCCGCCTGCTGAATCTGGAGCCCCTATGCACCCTGCGCACGCACCACTCGCTGCGGTGGCCCCAGATTGCCCGGCAGCCGGTCCCGTCGCCCGATGGGCAGCATGTGCTCTGGCCGTCCGGCGCTGCGCTGGACCTGGCCTCCATCCGCGCCGCGCCGCACGGCGCACTCCCGGTGGGGCTTGACGCCCTGCTCCCGCAGGCGCAGCGGTACCGGCCCATGCTGCCGTACCTGAAAGGCCTGGAGCCCGCTCCGCATGCCTATCTTGACGTGCGCCCCCTGGACCGCCTCCTGCCGCTCCTGGGCCTGCGGCAGAGCGAATGGCGCAGCATCGCCGAACGGTACCAGCCGGTACCCGCTGAGCTCGTCCACGCCCGGCTGAGTGACCTTGCCTTGATCTTGACCAGCCTGGTCCCGGCCGCGCTGCTGCCCAGTCTGATCCGGCAACCGTGGAACCACGCCCTTCAGCGCTGCCCACACCAGCCGCATGTTCACACGGCCGCTGGCTGCATCCGGTTCGGCCGCCTGGACCTGATTGAGACGCCCCTGTTGATGCTGCTGAGGGCGCCGGCAGAGGCGCCTCAATCGGGGTGCGTGGTACATTTGCGCTGTGAGACGGTCCAGCGCCCTTCGGCGTCAGACGAGTGCGAAGGGCGTGGGGGAAGCGAGCAACGTGGTTGGTAG
- a CDS encoding excalibur calcium-binding domain-containing protein, which translates to MRRLAILAPLCLGVVSAQAAPRGVLTIRFLDVGQGDAVLITSPEGKNVLYDGGRSEARLKTLLTQYQVKSLDLVVASHADSDHITGLVPAVQMFKPKYFLNNGLAGTTQIWQKLVTAATQAGTQGLIAKSQVINLGSVKLTVMPPPPGMKDQNTNSVGLLVTYGSFRALMTGDSETPETKAWLGQLPASTLGPIDVYKSIHHGAKNGDNAAWLAAVRPANVVIGVGPNNYGHPTAEALALYKKANAAIYRTDLNGTVTVTVQPGGTYQISAAKGTGTVATRSPTAPRVTPTPIPAVPGVVYANCTAVRAAGKAPLRRGQAGYSTQLDRDGDGVACE; encoded by the coding sequence GTGAGGCGGCTGGCGATCCTGGCCCCGCTGTGCCTGGGGGTAGTCTCTGCTCAGGCCGCCCCGCGTGGCGTGCTGACCATCCGGTTCCTGGATGTCGGGCAGGGCGACGCGGTGCTCATCACCAGCCCTGAAGGGAAGAACGTCCTGTACGACGGCGGCCGCAGCGAGGCGAGGCTGAAGACCCTGCTCACGCAGTACCAGGTGAAATCGCTCGATCTGGTCGTCGCGAGTCACGCGGACTCGGATCACATCACCGGCCTCGTGCCCGCCGTGCAGATGTTCAAACCGAAGTACTTCTTGAACAATGGCCTGGCCGGGACCACGCAGATCTGGCAGAAGCTCGTCACCGCGGCGACGCAGGCCGGTACGCAGGGCCTGATCGCCAAGAGCCAGGTGATCAACCTCGGCAGCGTGAAGCTGACCGTAATGCCCCCACCGCCAGGTATGAAAGACCAGAACACCAACAGCGTGGGGCTGCTCGTGACGTACGGCTCGTTCCGGGCCCTGATGACGGGGGACAGCGAGACGCCGGAAACGAAAGCGTGGCTGGGGCAGCTCCCCGCGTCCACACTGGGGCCGATTGACGTGTATAAGAGCATTCACCACGGCGCGAAGAACGGAGACAACGCCGCCTGGTTGGCGGCGGTCCGCCCTGCGAACGTCGTGATCGGTGTCGGGCCGAACAATTACGGCCACCCGACCGCTGAAGCGCTCGCGCTGTACAAGAAGGCGAACGCCGCGATCTACCGCACGGATCTCAACGGCACCGTGACTGTTACCGTGCAGCCCGGCGGCACGTACCAGATCAGCGCGGCGAAGGGTACCGGCACCGTCGCCACCCGCAGCCCCACCGCCCCCAGGGTGACGCCCACGCCGATTCCAGCGGTTCCAGGCGTGGTGTATGCGAACTGTACGGCGGTTCGGGCGGCCGGGAAGGCGCCGCTGCGGCGCGGCCAGGCCGGGTATTCAACCCAGCTCGACCGCGATGGCGATGGGGTCGCGTGCGAATAG
- a CDS encoding lipase family protein, giving the protein MPEALRSRPPSAATPTKASAAPATPVKAPASTWPPVVLAELQRNALQIRNRYGKPDQIAAYLHDWIRRHTQEQLMEKTVKANLGPLGDVIPDWAEGVSTSAANGVLGASAAQDLTTGSTRHLTQTRHDADRAGLTNITGAYQARNVLNGSANMALLRGLLSAITPGDRPGVAAAYARLNGGKTLSAALGELIRDPNARAPLMALLAPPISEAVLAHDAFLEQLAVGLVYSNQPARDMNADTLDERRHSNPAALLAHYGFKAGPLVSGRWGFQMRVFTPIPGKAKWPQPIVAFRGTEGVQFDVKGDAAAKKAQAAGKTGPEVAAARQLGREGTVDSVIGDASPTQIGWLQVQPNLQLIEANLARLKGKAVSTGHSLGGGIAQLVTALKPQFFASVVTFQAPGIDANEVKRLRRYNAGAGKSAPVTARHYRVDGDIVPTAGQQMLDGDIAYFDRTSRPAGTTTPFSTNVAENVTAGHVTPMLSTYIRGLKPVHPDLQVIVNQGLRDEATLQSGKDKRDVQMTFSGAYATAQDPRINTEASRKKLTGNVDLIPGQDPFEAVVYANIAYNTLLSHVENVAADQRVKTLAEFRQRCDAIFQSGRPLPLDPDDVSLARILNLDHFEKDYDARPMATGVGLPVYPMKSMPIVTFLKDGVKIPPEVLTQVRARLPEIWLAWRGQ; this is encoded by the coding sequence ATGCCCGAAGCCCTCAGGTCACGCCCACCCTCCGCGGCCACCCCCACCAAAGCGTCCGCCGCGCCCGCCACGCCTGTCAAAGCGCCGGCGTCCACCTGGCCGCCCGTCGTGCTGGCCGAACTGCAACGCAACGCCCTCCAGATCCGCAACCGGTACGGGAAACCCGACCAGATCGCCGCGTACCTCCACGACTGGATCCGCCGGCACACCCAGGAACAGCTGATGGAAAAAACCGTCAAGGCGAACCTGGGTCCATTGGGGGACGTCATCCCCGACTGGGCAGAGGGCGTCAGCACCAGTGCCGCCAACGGCGTCCTCGGGGCGTCCGCCGCGCAGGACCTCACGACGGGCAGCACCCGGCATCTCACCCAGACCCGCCACGACGCCGACCGGGCCGGCCTGACGAACATCACTGGCGCGTACCAGGCGAGGAACGTCCTGAACGGCAGCGCGAACATGGCGCTCCTGAGAGGGCTCCTCTCGGCGATCACGCCGGGGGACCGACCTGGCGTCGCCGCGGCGTACGCCCGCCTGAACGGCGGGAAAACGCTCAGCGCGGCCCTCGGGGAACTCATCCGCGACCCGAACGCCCGCGCGCCCCTCATGGCCCTCCTCGCCCCCCCCATCAGCGAGGCGGTCCTCGCGCACGACGCTTTCCTCGAACAACTCGCCGTCGGGCTGGTGTACAGCAACCAGCCGGCCCGGGACATGAACGCCGACACGCTGGACGAGCGCCGGCACAGCAACCCGGCCGCGCTGCTCGCGCACTACGGCTTCAAGGCGGGCCCGCTCGTGTCCGGCCGCTGGGGCTTCCAGATGCGGGTCTTCACGCCCATTCCCGGGAAAGCGAAGTGGCCGCAGCCGATCGTGGCGTTCCGCGGGACTGAAGGCGTGCAGTTCGACGTCAAAGGCGACGCCGCCGCCAAGAAAGCCCAGGCCGCTGGCAAGACAGGGCCGGAGGTCGCCGCGGCGCGCCAGCTGGGCCGGGAGGGCACCGTGGACTCGGTCATCGGGGACGCCAGCCCCACGCAGATCGGGTGGCTGCAGGTGCAACCCAACCTGCAACTCATCGAGGCGAACCTCGCCCGCCTCAAGGGGAAAGCCGTGTCCACCGGGCACAGCCTCGGGGGCGGCATCGCCCAGCTGGTCACTGCGCTGAAGCCCCAGTTTTTTGCCTCAGTCGTGACGTTCCAGGCACCTGGCATCGACGCGAACGAAGTGAAGAGGCTCCGCCGGTACAACGCGGGCGCCGGGAAGAGCGCGCCCGTCACGGCCCGGCACTACCGGGTGGACGGGGACATCGTCCCCACCGCCGGGCAGCAGATGCTGGACGGGGACATCGCGTACTTCGACCGCACCAGCCGCCCAGCCGGCACCACCACGCCGTTCAGCACGAATGTCGCCGAGAACGTGACCGCCGGGCACGTCACGCCGATGCTCAGCACGTACATCCGTGGACTGAAACCCGTCCATCCGGACCTGCAGGTGATCGTCAACCAGGGGCTCCGGGACGAGGCCACGCTGCAGAGCGGAAAAGACAAACGGGACGTGCAGATGACGTTCTCCGGGGCGTACGCCACCGCGCAGGACCCCAGGATCAACACGGAAGCCAGCCGGAAAAAGTTGACCGGGAACGTCGATCTGATCCCCGGTCAGGACCCGTTCGAGGCGGTCGTGTACGCGAACATCGCGTACAACACGCTGCTGTCCCATGTGGAGAACGTCGCGGCCGACCAGCGCGTTAAGACCCTGGCGGAGTTCAGACAGCGGTGTGACGCGATCTTCCAGAGTGGACGCCCGCTTCCACTCGACCCGGACGACGTGAGTCTCGCGCGTATCCTGAACCTGGATCACTTTGAAAAGGATTACGACGCGCGGCCCATGGCGACGGGCGTCGGTCTGCCCGTCTACCCTATGAAGAGCATGCCCATCGTCACCTTCCTCAAAGACGGCGTGAAAATCCCCCCGGAAGTCCTCACGCAGGTCCGCGCCCGGCTCCCGGAGATCTGGCTCGCGTGGAGGGGCCAGTGA
- a CDS encoding helix-turn-helix domain-containing protein: MRELRLRRALTLADLHERIRQESGFEISQPTLTRIEKEKRSVYDFEVVALARALRADARWLLGMIDELPDSSEPSPGHP, from the coding sequence GTGCGTGAGCTGCGCCTGCGCCGCGCGCTGACCCTGGCGGATCTGCATGAGCGGATTCGCCAGGAGTCAGGTTTTGAGATCAGCCAGCCGACCCTGACCCGCATTGAGAAAGAGAAGCGGAGCGTGTATGACTTTGAGGTTGTGGCGCTGGCCCGGGCGCTGCGCGCGGACGCCCGGTGGTTGTTGGGCATGATTGATGAGCTTCCAGACAGTTCGGAACCGTCCCCCGGGCACCCTTGA
- a CDS encoding tyrosine-type recombinase/integrase, producing MSIASGPTRPHQPSHLIFRKKGDLYAVYDGCRLLRVLSRITTHLARAHGGKLAQQCARLLHRINQAGACANLAWTAKPGAVRQAIEQVFRDQYGVQVKHGLLSVRLMCGARPASPPTTINTVLYLLKLAFAALNTLKLRADHPLDAMRCSARQLRRHQHLLRRSTLHDGTLSRTPFGYYQIQKGAVIPQGVLDNPELPSLLRKAARAAMWWLRDLAVLELLLCSGARVAEVCGMTWAGMDTAGLNARVRLHTKGQGYSPRKLVDLSNEATRALLAYFLTERPKYDEHHSGCVKWLRTRAWTPERYLEYLRREKIDPASVPVFLTERKTPYSPTAFWAAAWAKLRRRSARHMSCGQLIISPHHIRHWYINADLDRIWAEHGDEEFGCVKAVEAYVTDMGWLSWRSLQHYDHRGAVTFLMQAWMRTIASKAAPPPPIMNGLLDELQADGILPLPVGTA from the coding sequence ATGTCCATCGCCAGTGGGCCCACGCGGCCACACCAGCCCAGCCACCTTATTTTCCGGAAAAAAGGTGACCTCTACGCCGTCTATGACGGATGCCGTCTCCTGCGCGTCCTCAGCCGCATCACGACCCACCTCGCCCGAGCGCACGGCGGCAAGCTGGCCCAGCAGTGCGCCCGCCTGCTTCACCGCATCAACCAGGCCGGAGCATGCGCAAATTTGGCTTGGACTGCCAAGCCGGGCGCCGTCCGGCAAGCCATCGAACAGGTCTTCCGGGATCAGTACGGCGTACAGGTCAAACATGGGCTCTTGTCTGTCCGCCTGATGTGCGGCGCCCGGCCTGCCAGCCCCCCCACCACGATCAACACCGTGCTTTATCTGCTCAAACTAGCGTTTGCTGCCCTCAATACACTCAAGCTACGCGCAGATCACCCCCTTGACGCCATGCGCTGCAGCGCGCGGCAATTGCGCCGCCACCAACATCTCCTGCGGCGCAGCACATTGCATGACGGCACGCTGTCCCGCACCCCGTTTGGGTACTACCAGATTCAGAAAGGCGCCGTCATCCCGCAGGGCGTCCTCGATAATCCCGAACTGCCAAGCCTCCTGCGTAAGGCCGCGCGCGCTGCCATGTGGTGGCTGCGGGACCTGGCTGTGCTTGAACTCCTGCTGTGCAGCGGCGCGCGCGTCGCCGAAGTGTGCGGCATGACGTGGGCTGGCATGGACACAGCGGGTTTAAACGCACGTGTACGGCTCCACACCAAGGGACAGGGATACAGTCCACGCAAACTCGTGGACCTGAGCAACGAGGCAACGCGCGCCCTCCTCGCGTACTTTCTGACTGAACGGCCCAAATACGACGAGCATCACAGCGGCTGTGTCAAATGGCTCAGAACAAGGGCGTGGACCCCCGAGCGGTACCTGGAGTACCTGCGGCGCGAAAAGATCGATCCAGCCAGTGTCCCGGTTTTCTTGACCGAGCGGAAAACCCCGTATAGCCCCACGGCGTTCTGGGCGGCCGCGTGGGCCAAACTGCGTCGGCGCAGCGCCCGGCACATGTCGTGCGGTCAACTCATCATCTCCCCGCATCACATCCGCCACTGGTACATCAACGCTGATCTGGACCGAATATGGGCGGAGCACGGCGACGAGGAATTCGGCTGCGTGAAGGCGGTCGAGGCGTACGTCACGGACATGGGATGGCTGTCCTGGCGGTCCCTACAGCATTACGACCACCGCGGCGCCGTGACCTTTTTGATGCAGGCCTGGATGCGGACAATTGCATCGAAAGCCGCTCCACCGCCCCCGATCATGAACGGCCTCCTAGACGAGTTGCAGGCTGACGGGATCTTGCCACTGCCTGTGGGGACCGCGTGA